The following proteins are co-located in the Anomalospiza imberbis isolate Cuckoo-Finch-1a 21T00152 chromosome 1, ASM3175350v1, whole genome shotgun sequence genome:
- the FOXF2 gene encoding forkhead box protein F2: MTTESGQQRLEPPVPLRSCSPAPGALQMSRPPSSALETSTSSSSTSTSSSSSSSAAAASSKSKKASSGLRRPEKPPYSYIALIVMAIQSSPSKRLTLSEIYQFLQARFPFFRGSYQGWKNSVRHNLSLNECFIKLPKGLGRPGKGHYWTIDPASEFMFEEGSFRRRPRGFRRKCQALKPMYRMMNGLGFGASILPQGFDFQAPPASLACHSNGYNLDMMPNAMASGYEGLSGGHHVPHMSPNPGSTYMASCPVTANGDYGPDSSSSPVPSSPAMASAIECHSPYTSPSAHWTASGASPYIKQQGLPAANAASSGIHSSVPSYSLEQGYLHQSPREDLSVGLPRYQHHPSPVCDRKDFVLNFNGISSFHPSASGSYYHHHHHQSVCQDIKPCVM; this comes from the exons ATGACCACCGAGAGCGGGCAGCAGCGGCTGGAGCCCCCCGTCCCTCTCCGCTCCTGCAGCCCGGCTCCCGGAGCTCTCCAGATGAGCCGGCCGCCCTCCTCCGCCCTGGAGACCTccacctcctcttcctccacctccacctcctcctcctcctcctcctccgcggCGGCGGCATCCTCCAAGAGCAAGAAGGCCAGCTCGGGGCTGCGGCGGCCCGAGAAGCCCCCCTACTCCTACATCGCCCTCATCGTCATGGCCATTCAGAGCTCGCCCTCCAAGCGCCTAACCCTCAGCGAGATCTACCAGTTCCTGCAGGCCCGCTTCCCCTTCTTTCGCGGCTCCTATCAGGGCTGGAAGAACTCCGTGCGCCACAACCTCTCTCTCAACGAGTGCTTCATCAAGCTGCCCAAGGGCCTGGGTCGCCCGGGCAAGGGCCACTACTGGACCATCGACCCGGCCAGCGAGTTCATGTTCGAGGAGGGCTCCTTCCGACGGCGGCCCCGCGGCTTCAGGAGGAAATGCCAGGCGCTGAAGCCCATGTACCGCATGATGAACGGGCTGGGCTTCGGCGCCTCCATCCTCCCGCAGGGCTTCGACTTCCAGGCGCCCCCCGCCTCCCTCGCCTGCCACTCCAACGGCTACAACCTCGACATGATGCCCAACGCCATGGCCAGCGGCTACGAGGGACTCAGCGGCGGCCACCACGTCCCACACATGTCTCCCAACCCCGGCTCGACCTACATGGCCAGCTGCCCGGTGACTGCCAACGGGGACTACGGCCccgacagcagcagcagccccgtgccCTCCTCGCCGGCCATGGCGAGCGCCATCGAGTGCCACTCGCCTTACACGAGCCCTTCGGCTCACTGGACAGCCTCGGGGGCCTCGCCCTACATAAAGCAGCAGGGCCTCCCCGCCGCCAACGCCGCCTCCTCCGGCATCCACTCCAGCGTGCCCTCCTACTCCCTGGAGCAGGGATACCTGCACCAGAGCCCCCGCGAAGACCTCTCAG TGGGACTGCCTCGCTACCAGCATCATCCCTCCCCGGTGTGTGACAGGAAAGATTTTGTCCTCAATTTTAATGGCATTTCTTCGTTTCACCCGTCCGCTAGTGGATCTTACTaccaccatcaccaccaccaaAGCGTCTGTCAAGACATCAAGCCCTGCGTGATGTGA